One window of the Cryptomeria japonica chromosome 7, Sugi_1.0, whole genome shotgun sequence genome contains the following:
- the LOC131040262 gene encoding fasciclin-like arabinogalactan protein 6, whose product MKMRVLICIALTFYFVGTSVSAANVTNITGVLDKGGQFTTFMNLLSSTQVGSQLQNQLNNSQSGLTIFAPTDNAFQELKPGALNSITDQQKVALLLYHVLPSYYALTQFQTLSNPLRTQATGNSGLPYNLNVTTGGVNQVNVSTGLVDTPISNSLYSQSPLAIYQVEKVLLPTDIFAPAPTTSPTPSPAATKETKTAPTSSATSPSSSTRSSTSGSMVVTGSWVQGLSVVFGCFIALFL is encoded by the coding sequence ATGAAGATGAGGGTATTGATTTGCATTGCACTCACATTCTACTTTGTGGGCACTTCAGTCAGTGCTGCAAATGTGACCAACATAACTGGTGTTTTGGACAAAGGGGGACAGTTCACAACATTCATGAACCTGCTGTCAAGCACCCAGGTGGGAAGTCAGCTGCAGAATCAACTTAACAATTCACAGAGTGGACTGACAATCTTTGCTCCCACAGACAATGCCTTTCAGGAGCTCAAACCAGGGGCCTTGAATTCCATTACAGACCAGCAGAAAGTGGCTCTGCTGCTCTATCATGTCTTGCCTTCTTACTATGCCTTGACACAATTTCAGACCCTGAGCAATCCTTTGAGAACTCAGGCCACTGGTAATTCAGGGCTGCCTTATAATCTGAATGTCACAACTGGTGGAGTAAACCAGGTGAATGTTTCCACTGGTTTGGTTGATACCCCAATCTCCAATTCACTCTATTCTCAGAGTCCATTGGCAATTTATCAGGTGGAGAAAGTCCTCCTCCCTACAGATATATTTGCCCCTGCACCCACAACTTCTCCTACTCCTTCTCCAGCTGCTACCAAAGAAACTAAGACTGCCCCAACTAGTTCTGCCACTTCTCCTTCAAGTAGTACTAGATCAAGCACATCTGGTTCAATGGTAGTTACTGGATCATGGGTTCAGGGCTTGTCTGTTGTTTTTGGCTGCTTTATTGCTCTGTTTTTGTAG